A single genomic interval of Nostoc commune NIES-4072 harbors:
- the mfd gene encoding transcription-repair coupling factor, whose product MSFSSIVRALARSPLTTEFISKLNRQHELRLNGVPRLPKGLVASALAQAMGKDLFVVCATLEEAGRVYAQLEAMGWQTVHFYPTSEASPYEPFDPETEMSWGQMQVLADLITGDRGLGAGDWGLGGQEGIVEKVTPLSVPNPQFPIPSTGAKRPLAIVATQGALQPHLPPPEAFGQFCLTLKRGMELDLNAFSEKITILGYERVPLVETEGQWSRRGDIVDVYPVSSEFPVRLEWFGDEIEQMREFDPATQRSALDKVDQLILTPTSFAPIVMAALKNSVEFRVLSAESEINSEISTENSSLLEGSRRFLGLAFEQPASLLNYLSENTLIAIDEPEQCHAHSDRWVENAQEQWRIGNREESNILTLPKIHRSFDECLADVAKFKTLYLSELSEENDGINLASRPVPVTPHQFAKLAETIRQERDRNFSIWLLSAQPSRSVSLLQEHDCPAQFIPNPRDYQAIDKLQINHTPIALKYSGLAELEGFILPTYRLVIITDREFFGQHSLATPGYIRKRHKATSKQVDPNKLRPGDYVVHRNHGVGKFVKLESLTINNETRDYLVVQYADGLLRVAADQVGALSRFRAAGDKAPELNRMTGKAWENTKNKVRKAIKKLAVDLLKLYAARSQQQGFSFPGDMPWQEELEDSFPYQPTTDQLKAVQDVKRDMESDRPMDRLVCGDVGFGKTEVAIRAVFKAVTAGKQVALLAPTTILTQQHYHTLKERFAPYPVNVGLLNRFRSAEERRDIQKRLATGELDVVVGTHQILGKGVTFKDLGLLVVDEEQRFGVNQKEKIKSLKTQVDVLTLSATPIPRTLYMSLSGIREMSLITTPPPTRRPIKTHLSPINSESIRTAIRQELDRGGQVFYVVPRVDGIEETTANLREVLPGARFAIAHGQMDESELESTMLTFSNGDADILVCTTIIESGLDIPRVNTILIEDAHRFGLAQLYQLRGRVGRAGIQAHAWLFYPKQRALSDAARQRLRAIQEFTQLGSGYQLAMRDMEIRGVGNLLGAEQSGQMDAIGFDLYMEMLEEAIREIRGQEIPQVEDTQIDLNLTAFIPADYITDLDQKMSAYRAVATAKSKSELKQIAAEWSDRYGSLPVPANQLLRVMELKQLAKKLGFSRIKPENKQHVVLETPMEEPAWNLLAANLPENLKTRFVYSPGKVTVRGLGVFKADQQLQNLIDAFGRMQGAIPEAVGV is encoded by the coding sequence ATGTCATTTTCTTCTATTGTGCGTGCCTTAGCGCGATCGCCGCTCACCACTGAATTTATTTCTAAGCTAAACCGACAACACGAATTGCGGTTAAATGGCGTTCCTCGACTACCCAAGGGTTTGGTGGCTTCGGCATTGGCGCAGGCTATGGGCAAGGATTTGTTTGTGGTTTGTGCCACTCTGGAAGAAGCTGGACGCGTTTACGCCCAACTGGAGGCAATGGGATGGCAAACAGTACATTTTTACCCCACCTCCGAGGCTTCTCCCTACGAACCTTTTGACCCGGAAACTGAGATGAGTTGGGGGCAAATGCAGGTATTGGCAGATTTGATAACAGGGGACAGGGGATTGGGGGCTGGGGACTGGGGATTAGGAGGACAAGAGGGAATTGTTGAAAAAGTTACTCCCTTGTCTGTTCCCAATCCCCAATTCCCAATCCCCAGTACCGGAGCGAAGCGACCCTTAGCAATTGTGGCTACTCAAGGAGCGCTGCAACCCCACTTACCACCACCAGAAGCTTTTGGGCAATTCTGTCTTACTTTGAAGCGGGGGATGGAATTAGACTTGAATGCTTTCAGTGAGAAAATAACTATTCTGGGATACGAACGAGTACCTCTGGTGGAAACAGAAGGACAGTGGAGCCGCCGGGGCGATATTGTTGATGTGTACCCAGTTTCATCTGAGTTTCCAGTCCGCCTGGAATGGTTTGGTGATGAAATCGAGCAAATGCGGGAATTTGACCCAGCAACCCAACGTTCCGCACTCGACAAAGTTGATCAGTTAATTCTTACCCCCACTAGCTTTGCTCCCATCGTCATGGCGGCACTCAAAAATAGTGTTGAGTTCCGAGTGCTGAGTGCTGAGTCAGAAATTAACTCAGAAATTAGCACTGAGAACTCATCACTTTTGGAGGGTAGTCGTCGCTTTTTGGGGTTGGCTTTCGAGCAACCAGCATCTCTGCTAAATTACTTATCAGAAAATACCCTGATTGCCATTGATGAACCAGAACAGTGCCATGCTCATAGCGATCGCTGGGTAGAAAATGCCCAGGAACAATGGAGAATAGGGAATAGGGAAGAGTCTAATATCCTAACATTGCCGAAAATTCATCGGTCGTTTGATGAGTGTTTGGCTGACGTTGCCAAATTCAAAACATTATATTTATCGGAACTGTCAGAAGAAAATGATGGGATTAATCTTGCTAGCCGACCTGTTCCTGTCACGCCGCACCAGTTTGCTAAATTAGCTGAAACCATCCGCCAAGAACGCGATCGCAATTTCTCGATTTGGTTGCTTTCTGCTCAACCTTCGCGTTCTGTATCGCTGTTGCAAGAACATGATTGTCCGGCTCAGTTTATCCCGAATCCCCGCGACTACCAGGCGATAGATAAGCTGCAAATCAACCATACTCCCATAGCTTTAAAATATTCTGGTCTGGCAGAATTAGAAGGTTTTATCCTGCCTACGTACCGATTGGTAATTATTACAGATCGGGAATTTTTTGGGCAGCATTCTTTGGCGACTCCCGGCTATATCCGCAAGCGTCATAAAGCTACTTCTAAACAAGTTGATCCTAATAAGCTGCGTCCAGGCGATTATGTGGTTCACAGAAATCATGGAGTTGGCAAATTTGTCAAGCTGGAAAGTTTGACGATTAATAATGAAACCCGTGATTATTTAGTAGTGCAGTATGCTGATGGGTTATTAAGAGTTGCAGCCGATCAAGTAGGCGCTTTATCTCGGTTCCGCGCCGCAGGTGATAAAGCACCAGAACTCAATCGGATGACCGGTAAAGCTTGGGAAAATACCAAGAATAAAGTCCGCAAAGCGATTAAAAAATTGGCAGTGGACTTGTTGAAACTGTATGCAGCGCGATCGCAACAACAAGGTTTTAGCTTCCCAGGTGATATGCCTTGGCAAGAGGAATTAGAAGATTCTTTCCCCTACCAACCCACAACGGATCAACTCAAAGCTGTACAAGATGTAAAACGCGACATGGAAAGCGATCGCCCAATGGATCGCTTAGTTTGTGGCGATGTCGGTTTTGGGAAGACGGAAGTGGCGATTCGTGCTGTTTTTAAAGCAGTCACCGCCGGGAAACAAGTGGCACTCCTTGCGCCAACAACTATTTTAACACAGCAGCATTACCATACACTCAAAGAACGTTTTGCTCCCTACCCGGTAAATGTCGGTTTACTCAACCGTTTTCGGTCTGCTGAAGAACGCCGTGATATTCAAAAGCGATTGGCTACGGGTGAATTAGATGTAGTAGTTGGTACGCACCAAATTTTAGGTAAAGGTGTGACATTTAAAGATTTAGGACTGTTGGTAGTTGATGAAGAACAGCGATTTGGGGTAAATCAGAAGGAGAAAATTAAAAGCTTGAAAACTCAAGTGGACGTGCTTACCCTCTCCGCCACTCCCATTCCCCGGACTTTGTATATGTCCTTGTCGGGAATTCGGGAAATGAGTTTGATTACTACACCACCCCCAACCAGACGCCCGATTAAAACCCATCTTTCACCAATCAATTCTGAAAGTATCCGCACTGCAATTCGTCAGGAATTAGACAGGGGCGGACAGGTATTTTACGTAGTTCCACGAGTGGATGGAATTGAAGAGACAACAGCCAATTTACGAGAAGTGTTACCAGGAGCTAGATTTGCGATCGCTCACGGTCAAATGGATGAAAGCGAGTTAGAATCAACCATGCTCACTTTCAGCAATGGCGATGCAGATATCCTGGTTTGTACGACAATTATTGAATCTGGCTTAGATATTCCGCGAGTCAATACGATTTTGATTGAAGATGCTCACCGCTTTGGATTGGCACAACTGTATCAATTACGCGGTCGTGTGGGACGTGCAGGTATCCAAGCCCATGCTTGGTTATTTTATCCGAAGCAACGGGCATTATCTGATGCGGCACGGCAACGATTACGAGCGATTCAGGAATTTACCCAACTAGGTTCTGGGTATCAGCTAGCGATGCGCGACATGGAAATTAGAGGCGTAGGTAACTTGCTAGGTGCAGAACAATCTGGGCAAATGGATGCCATCGGTTTTGATTTATACATGGAAATGCTAGAAGAAGCAATTCGGGAAATCCGAGGACAAGAAATTCCGCAAGTGGAGGATACCCAGATTGACCTTAACCTGACGGCGTTTATTCCGGCAGATTATATCACCGATTTGGATCAAAAGATGAGTGCATACCGGGCGGTAGCAACAGCTAAATCTAAATCAGAATTAAAACAGATTGCAGCCGAGTGGAGCGATCGCTATGGTAGTTTACCAGTCCCTGCAAATCAACTTTTGCGAGTTATGGAACTCAAACAGCTAGCAAAAAAACTCGGATTTAGCCGGATTAAACCAGAAAACAAGCAGCACGTCGTTTTAGAAACGCCAATGGAAGAACCTGCTTGGAATTTGTTAGCGGCAAATTTACCAGAAAATCTCAAGACGCGCTTTGTCTATTCTCCTGGTAAAGTGACGGTGCGCGGATTAGGAGTTTTTAAAGCAGATCAACAATTGCAGAATTTGATTGATGCTTTTGGGAGAATGCAAGGTGCGATTCCAGAGGCGGTTGGTGTTTAA
- a CDS encoding hemolysin family protein, giving the protein MSSINFEILIILVLIIANGVFSMSEMAIVSARKVRLQQLANQGDAKAKAALKLAESPNHFLSTVQVGISLIGILTGAFGGATIANRLAIYVKLVPLLAPYSEPLSFGIVVLIITYLSLIVGELVPKRLALNNPERIASIVAIPMQALAAIASPVVFLLSASTDLILKVLGITASTEPQVTEEEIKILIEQGTEAGTFEEAEQDMVERVFRLGDRPVSYLMTPRPDIVWLDLDNTAEENRQKMVDSAYSRYPVCQGGLDNVLGVMPVTDLLARSFRGEPLDLTVGLRQPVFVPESTRGLKVLELFKQTITHMALVVDEYGVIQGLVTLNDIMSEIVGDVPSTDGQDQPQAIQREDGSWLLDGMLPVEEFLELFGMEEWQSEESGSYQTLGGFVITHLGRIPAATDHFEWQSMRIEVMDMDGNRVDKVLVIPKGSKPPDTAKSE; this is encoded by the coding sequence ATGTCCTCCATAAATTTTGAAATTTTAATCATTTTGGTGCTAATTATTGCCAACGGCGTGTTTTCTATGTCTGAGATGGCGATTGTCTCGGCACGGAAAGTTAGGCTACAACAACTTGCCAATCAAGGAGATGCCAAGGCAAAGGCAGCATTGAAACTAGCTGAGTCTCCAAATCATTTTTTGTCAACCGTCCAAGTAGGTATTTCCTTGATTGGTATCCTGACTGGTGCTTTTGGAGGGGCAACAATTGCCAACCGACTGGCAATCTATGTAAAACTTGTGCCTTTGTTAGCACCTTATAGTGAACCGCTATCTTTTGGAATAGTGGTTTTGATCATTACCTATTTGTCACTGATTGTTGGCGAATTGGTACCGAAGCGTTTGGCATTAAACAACCCAGAAAGGATTGCATCGATTGTAGCGATTCCTATGCAAGCCTTGGCAGCGATCGCTTCTCCTGTAGTCTTTCTCTTAAGCGCTTCTACAGATTTGATCTTGAAAGTATTGGGAATCACAGCTTCTACCGAGCCGCAAGTCACCGAAGAAGAAATTAAAATCCTAATCGAGCAAGGCACTGAGGCGGGAACCTTTGAGGAAGCCGAACAGGATATGGTAGAGCGAGTTTTTCGTTTAGGCGATCGCCCTGTTAGCTACTTAATGACACCCCGTCCAGATATCGTCTGGCTAGATTTGGATAATACTGCCGAAGAAAATCGCCAAAAAATGGTTGATAGTGCCTATTCTCGGTATCCAGTTTGTCAGGGGGGACTTGACAATGTGCTGGGTGTTATGCCAGTTACCGACTTATTAGCTAGGAGTTTTCGAGGAGAACCGCTAGATTTGACAGTAGGATTGCGGCAGCCCGTATTTGTGCCAGAAAGCACTCGTGGTTTGAAAGTTCTGGAATTATTCAAGCAAACGATTACTCACATGGCGCTAGTAGTCGATGAATATGGCGTGATTCAAGGATTAGTCACTCTCAACGACATCATGAGCGAAATCGTGGGTGATGTTCCTTCAACAGATGGGCAAGATCAACCACAAGCCATACAACGCGAAGATGGTTCCTGGCTTTTGGATGGGATGTTGCCTGTAGAGGAGTTTTTGGAACTTTTCGGTATGGAAGAGTGGCAATCTGAAGAAAGCGGCAGTTATCAAACATTAGGTGGTTTTGTGATTACCCATTTAGGTCGTATTCCTGCCGCAACAGATCATTTTGAATGGCAAAGTATGCGAATTGAAGTGATGGATATGGATGGTAATCGCGTTGATAAGGTGCTAGTTATACCAAAGGGGAGTAAACCACCGGATACGGCAAAATCTGAATAG
- a CDS encoding aldo/keto reductase, with the protein MLYRRFGRTELQMPVFSCGGMRYQFKWEDVPNNEIPADNQANLEATIRRALDVGINHIETARGYGTSEMQLGRILPKFPREKLIVQTKVGPKADAKEFRETFEQSLQNLQLDYVDLLGLHGINHAESFDDSIRPGGCLEVAQQLQAEGKVRFIGFSTHGSTDIIVQTINTNLFDYVNLHWYYINQWNWAAIEAAKRHDMGVFIISPSDKGGLLYKPPQKLVNLCAPLSPMVFNDLFCLSHQEVHTLSLGAAKPEDFDEHLKTLELVDRASEILPPILARLEEEAIATLGEDWVKSWETNLPTFDQTPGEVNIRVILWLRNLAIAYDLLEYAKMRYNLLGNGSHWFPGNKADRLDELDLRQCLTGNPHADKIPQFLAQAHQMLAGEAVQRLSKT; encoded by the coding sequence ATGCTATATAGACGATTTGGACGCACAGAATTACAGATGCCAGTGTTTTCCTGCGGTGGCATGAGATATCAGTTCAAATGGGAAGATGTTCCCAATAATGAAATTCCTGCTGATAACCAGGCGAATCTGGAAGCGACTATTAGAAGGGCACTCGATGTTGGAATTAATCATATTGAAACTGCCCGTGGCTATGGAACTTCCGAAATGCAATTAGGGAGAATATTGCCCAAGTTTCCCCGCGAAAAGTTGATTGTTCAGACCAAAGTCGGCCCAAAGGCAGATGCGAAAGAATTCCGCGAGACATTTGAGCAATCATTGCAAAATCTCCAGCTAGATTATGTTGACCTTTTAGGGCTGCATGGTATCAATCATGCTGAGTCATTTGATGACAGCATCCGTCCAGGTGGCTGTTTGGAAGTAGCGCAGCAATTGCAAGCAGAGGGAAAAGTTAGATTTATTGGCTTTTCTACACACGGATCAACAGATATAATTGTGCAAACAATTAATACCAATCTATTTGATTATGTGAATCTGCACTGGTACTACATTAATCAATGGAATTGGGCAGCAATTGAAGCAGCTAAACGCCACGATATGGGGGTATTTATTATTAGCCCATCTGATAAAGGAGGTTTATTATATAAACCACCGCAAAAATTAGTAAATCTTTGCGCCCCTTTAAGTCCAATGGTGTTTAATGATTTATTTTGTCTGAGTCATCAAGAGGTACATACTCTGAGTTTGGGAGCAGCAAAACCAGAAGATTTTGATGAACACCTGAAGACTTTAGAATTAGTAGATCGGGCATCAGAAATTTTGCCGCCAATTTTAGCAAGGTTGGAAGAAGAAGCGATCGCTACTTTGGGAGAAGATTGGGTAAAATCCTGGGAAACAAATCTACCAACCTTTGACCAAACCCCTGGGGAGGTAAATATTCGGGTGATTTTGTGGCTGCGAAACTTAGCGATCGCCTACGATCTGCTAGAGTATGCCAAAATGCGTTACAACCTGCTTGGTAATGGCAGCCATTGGTTTCCTGGCAACAAAGCTGATCGCCTAGACGAATTAGACTTGCGGCAATGTCTCACTGGTAATCCCCACGCCGATAAAATCCCCCAATTTTTGGCACAAGCCCATCAAATGTTAGCAGGTGAGGCCGTTCAACGTCTATCGAAGACTTGA